A genomic window from Diorhabda sublineata isolate icDioSubl1.1 chromosome 8, icDioSubl1.1, whole genome shotgun sequence includes:
- the LOC130448503 gene encoding octopamine receptor, producing MGDENPSNCSEEPYGNYSSIFGTTDVPEWEAILTIATLTFLILLTIIGNVLVILSVFTYKPLRIVQNFFIISLAVADLTVAVLVLPFNVAYAVSGRWIFGIYVCKMWLTSDILCCTASILNLCAIALDRFWAITDPINYAQKRTVKRVLMMIGIVWVLSLIISVPPLIGWNDWPSPEKFAEEQVCVLTKRRGYVIYSSSGSFFIPLLIMTIVYVEIFIATKRRLRERAAAAKINVSRNENAAGGRNWENRDRESVSSETNHNEHSEERNKSDDKLVKKKKDGKTNLRAVLVHEDSLTDFGENSDKKNVDKPGNRSSTTVSITTSKPSPKVALIEGAKKPGFVYQFIEEKQKISLSKERRAARTLGIIMGVFVVCWVPFFFMYVIIPFCSVCCPSRRFVNFITWLGYINSFLNPIIYTIFNIDFRRAFRKLLGLGGWKT from the exons ATGGGCGATGAAAATCCGTCGAATTGTTCGGAGGAACCGTACGGCAATTACAGCTCGATATTCGGTACGACGGACGTACCCGAATGGGAAGCCATACTAACCATAGCCACGTTGACGTTCCTGATACTTTTGACGATAATAGGAAACGTATTAGTGATACTGAGCGTTTTTACGTACAAACCTTTGAGGATCgtccaaaattttttcatcatatcgTTGGCCGTAGCCGATCTTACGGTAGCCGTATTAGTTTTGCCTTTTAACGTAGCTTACGCCGTGTCCGGACGATGGATTTTCG GGATTTACGTTTGCAAGATGTGGTTGACGTCCGATATCCTGTGTTGTACGGCGTCTATTTTGAACCTGTGCGCTATAGCTTTAGATCGATTTTGGGCTATAACCGATCCGATAAATTACGCCCAAAAACGCACCGTCAAAAGGGTATTAATGATGATAGGGATCGTTTGGGTATTGTCTCTAATAATAAGCGTTCCGCCTCTGATAGGCTGGAACGATTGGCCGTCTCCCGAAAAGTTCGCCGAAGAGCAGGTTTGCGTTCTAACCAAACGACGTGGTTACGTCATTTATTCGTCGTCCGGATCCTTTTTCATCCCCCTATTGATCATGACGATTGTTTATGTCGAAATATTCATAGCGACGAAGAGGAGACTGCGAGAACGCGCCGCGGCGGCCAAAATAAACGTATCGAGAAACGAAAACGCCGCCGGCGGTAGGAATTGGGAAAATAGAGATAGAGAAAGCGTCAGCAGCGAGACGAATCATAACGAACATTCCGAAGAACGAAACAAATCCGACGataaattggtcaaaaagaaaaaagacgGTAAAACCAATTTGAGGGCGGTGCTGGTGCACGAAGATTCCCTGACGGATTTCGGGGAAAATTCCGATAAAAAAAACGTCGATAAGCCGGGCAATCGCTCTTCTACGACTGTTAGTATAACAACTTCGAAGCCCAGTCCTAAAGTTGCTCTGATAGAAGGAGCCAAAAAACCGGGATTCGTTTATCAGTTTATCGaggaaaaacagaaaatttcttTGTCTAAGGAACGGAGAGCGGCTAGAACTTTGGGTATAATAATGGGGGTGTTTGTCGTATGTTGGGtaccgtttttttttatgtacGTTATCATACCGTTTTGTTCGGTGTGTTGTCCTTCGAGGAGATTCGTTAATTTCATCACTTGGTTAGGTTATATCAATTCTTTTTTGAATCCTATcatttatactattttcaatattgatttCCGGAGGGCGTTCAGAAAATTGTTGGGACTAGGAGGATGGAAaacttaa